A stretch of the Thiomicrorhabdus xiamenensis genome encodes the following:
- the rpsA gene encoding 30S ribosomal protein S1, which produces MSELSFAELFEASLQEDKFKTGSLIIGTVVGLDKEAVLVDAGMKSESAIPKSQFLNAEGELEVAIGDEVEVYLETLEDGMGETRLSREKAKRAKTWDRLETAMEESEIVKGMVTGKVKGGLTVDVEGVRGFLPGSLVDIRPIRDFGFLEGKEVELKLVKLDRKRNNVVVSRRAVIEQESSAEREAILANMEEGSVLKGIVKNLTDYGAFIDLGGVDGLLHITDMAWRRVSHPSEIVQVGDELEVKVLKFDKERNRVSLGLKQLEEDPWADMVARYPIGAEVMGKVANITDYGAFIEIEEGIEGLVHTSELDWTNRNIHPSKVVHLGEDVKVKILDVDPERRRISLSIKQCTVNPWEGFSATHAKGDKISGSIKSITDFGIFIGLDGGIDGLVHLTDISWNQPGEEAIREFKKGDELETIILSIDPERERISLGLKQLEQDPFGQFVASNGKGSIVTGTVKSVDERGAVIDLAPEVEGYLRASELAEDTRDASSVLREGEEVTAKITNIDRKNRSLSLSVKAKEAHEEQEAIKGYTEQQAVTGNTLGDLLKDKM; this is translated from the coding sequence ATGAGTGAATTATCTTTCGCTGAACTATTTGAAGCGTCTTTGCAAGAAGACAAATTTAAAACCGGCTCACTAATCATCGGTACCGTTGTTGGTCTTGATAAAGAAGCCGTTTTAGTTGATGCAGGTATGAAATCTGAATCAGCTATTCCAAAATCACAATTCCTAAACGCTGAAGGTGAGCTTGAAGTTGCTATTGGTGACGAAGTTGAAGTTTACCTTGAGACCCTAGAAGATGGTATGGGTGAAACTCGTCTGTCGCGTGAAAAAGCAAAACGCGCTAAGACTTGGGACCGCCTTGAAACAGCGATGGAAGAAAGTGAAATCGTTAAGGGTATGGTTACTGGTAAGGTCAAAGGTGGTCTTACAGTTGATGTTGAAGGTGTTCGTGGTTTCCTACCTGGTTCACTTGTGGATATCCGTCCGATCCGCGACTTCGGTTTCCTTGAAGGTAAAGAAGTTGAGCTTAAGCTAGTTAAGCTGGATCGTAAGCGTAACAACGTTGTAGTTTCTCGTCGTGCAGTTATCGAACAAGAATCTTCTGCTGAGCGTGAAGCAATTCTTGCGAACATGGAAGAAGGTTCAGTTCTTAAAGGTATCGTTAAGAACCTTACTGACTACGGTGCGTTCATCGATCTTGGTGGTGTTGACGGTCTTCTGCACATCACTGATATGGCGTGGCGTCGTGTTTCTCACCCATCTGAAATCGTACAGGTTGGTGATGAGCTAGAAGTTAAAGTTCTTAAATTCGACAAAGAGCGTAACCGCGTATCTCTTGGTCTTAAGCAGCTTGAAGAAGATCCATGGGCAGATATGGTTGCACGTTACCCAATCGGTGCTGAGGTTATGGGTAAAGTGGCTAACATCACTGACTACGGTGCATTCATCGAAATCGAAGAAGGCATTGAAGGTCTGGTTCACACTTCTGAACTTGACTGGACTAACCGCAACATCCACCCATCTAAAGTGGTTCACCTTGGTGAAGATGTTAAAGTTAAGATTCTTGATGTTGATCCAGAGCGTCGTCGTATCTCTCTATCCATCAAGCAGTGCACTGTTAACCCATGGGAAGGTTTCTCAGCGACTCATGCGAAAGGTGACAAAATCTCCGGTAGCATCAAGTCGATCACTGACTTCGGTATTTTCATCGGCCTAGACGGTGGTATCGACGGTCTGGTTCACCTGACTGACATCTCTTGGAACCAACCAGGTGAAGAAGCGATCCGCGAATTCAAAAAAGGTGATGAGCTAGAAACGATCATCCTTTCTATCGATCCTGAGCGTGAGCGTATCTCTCTTGGCCTTAAGCAGCTAGAACAAGATCCATTCGGACAGTTTGTTGCATCTAATGGTAAAGGTTCAATTGTAACTGGTACTGTTAAGTCTGTTGACGAGCGTGGTGCGGTTATCGACCTAGCTCCTGAAGTTGAAGGTTACCTTCGCGCTTCTGAGCTTGCTGAAGATACTCGTGATGCATCTTCAGTTCTTCGCGAAGGTGAAGAAGTTACTGCGAAGATCACCAACATTGATCGTAAAAACCGTTCACTTTCACTATCTGTGAAAGCGAAAGAAGCTCACGAAGAGCAAGAAGCGATCAAAGGTTACACTGAACAGCAGGCTGTTACTGGTAATACTCTTGGTGACCTTCTTAAGGACAAGATGTAA
- a CDS encoding prephenate dehydrogenase, with translation MRTVLNKITVIGVGLIGGSFAKGIKQLGLAKEIHGFGNNEENLKMAVDLQVVDSYSTDIQTAMQDCDLVMLAVPLGAMQPVLESLRPHIPQSAIITDAGSAKQSVIDAVTKVFGYLPENFVPGHPIAGKEQSGVAAADDQLFVDHRVILTPAESTSSAAVETVKKLWLALDARVEVMSAGFHDEVFAATSHLPHLLAFALVEMLHEHPELGNVFKYTAGGFRDFSRIASSDATMWRDISIYNHQAIAKWMTEYRDYLSGMIELVEKQDAEALYELFTTAKQARDQHIVNKQD, from the coding sequence ATGCGTACCGTACTTAATAAAATTACCGTGATCGGAGTCGGTTTGATCGGCGGTTCTTTTGCCAAGGGCATCAAACAGCTCGGATTGGCAAAAGAGATTCACGGCTTCGGTAACAACGAAGAAAACCTTAAAATGGCTGTCGATCTGCAAGTAGTGGATTCGTACAGTACCGATATCCAAACTGCGATGCAGGATTGTGATCTGGTTATGCTCGCCGTGCCTTTGGGTGCCATGCAGCCGGTTTTGGAAAGTCTGCGGCCGCATATTCCTCAGTCTGCGATTATTACCGATGCCGGGTCAGCAAAGCAGAGCGTAATCGATGCAGTCACGAAAGTGTTCGGTTATCTGCCTGAAAACTTTGTCCCGGGGCACCCGATCGCCGGTAAAGAGCAGAGCGGTGTTGCTGCGGCCGACGATCAGCTCTTTGTTGACCACAGAGTGATTCTGACTCCTGCCGAAAGCACGTCATCTGCAGCAGTGGAGACGGTTAAAAAATTATGGCTGGCATTGGACGCTCGTGTCGAAGTAATGAGCGCGGGCTTTCATGATGAAGTCTTTGCGGCCACTTCGCACTTGCCGCATCTTTTGGCCTTTGCTTTGGTGGAGATGTTGCATGAACATCCGGAACTTGGCAACGTCTTTAAATACACGGCGGGCGGTTTCCGAGACTTCAGCCGAATCGCTTCCAGCGATGCCACTATGTGGCGTGATATTTCCATCTATAATCATCAGGCGATTGCCAAATGGATGACCGAATATCGCGACTATTTAAGCGGCATGATTGAGCTGGTTGAAAAGCAGGATGCCGAAGCCTTGTATGAACTCTTTACGACAGCCAAGCAGGCCCGCGACCAACATATAGTGAACAAGCAGGATTAA
- the serC gene encoding 3-phosphoserine/phosphohydroxythreonine transaminase, translating to MRSFNFSAGPAMLPEAVMRKAQAEFLDWNDTTMSVMEMSHRSADYMALAHQMEADLREIMAIPDNYKVLFVHGGASLQFSAIPMNLTQPGDTVDYIDTGVWSSKAIKEARRFVNVNLVAGGESNPTKIPDASEWKFSDDAKYIHICSNETITGLEFQDAQLEAVFAQGKPVIADMSSNIMCRQIDVSKYAMIYAGAQKNIGPAGLAILIVRDDLIGHEREDCPTLMKWSTYAENESMFNTPNTWAWYLAGLVFQWIKELGGIQAIEAINQRKAQKLYDYIDASNFYHNRIDPSERSWMNVTFELPSEEMNAKFLEQSKSAGLLSLKGHRAFGGMRASIYNAMPEEGVDALIDFMQSFALQHA from the coding sequence ATGAGATCATTTAATTTTAGTGCGGGACCGGCAATGCTGCCGGAAGCGGTGATGCGTAAAGCACAGGCGGAATTCCTTGACTGGAATGACACCACGATGTCGGTTATGGAAATGAGCCACCGTAGTGCGGACTACATGGCTCTGGCTCACCAGATGGAAGCCGATCTGCGTGAAATTATGGCGATTCCGGATAACTATAAAGTCTTGTTTGTGCACGGCGGCGCTTCTCTGCAGTTTTCGGCGATCCCAATGAACTTGACTCAACCAGGTGATACGGTTGATTACATTGATACCGGTGTCTGGTCTTCTAAAGCGATTAAAGAAGCCCGCCGTTTTGTTAATGTCAATCTGGTTGCCGGTGGTGAATCGAATCCGACAAAGATTCCGGATGCATCGGAATGGAAGTTTAGTGACGATGCGAAATACATTCACATCTGTTCGAATGAAACCATTACCGGTCTGGAATTTCAGGACGCACAGCTGGAGGCGGTATTTGCTCAGGGCAAGCCCGTGATTGCCGACATGTCTTCGAACATCATGTGCCGTCAAATCGACGTTTCCAAATATGCCATGATTTACGCGGGTGCTCAGAAGAATATCGGCCCGGCCGGCCTGGCGATTTTGATTGTACGGGACGATTTGATCGGTCACGAACGTGAAGATTGCCCGACCTTGATGAAGTGGTCGACTTATGCGGAAAACGAATCGATGTTTAATACACCGAATACTTGGGCCTGGTATCTTGCCGGTCTGGTTTTCCAATGGATTAAAGAACTGGGCGGTATTCAGGCGATTGAGGCGATCAATCAACGCAAGGCGCAAAAGCTGTATGACTATATTGATGCCTCCAATTTCTATCATAATCGTATTGATCCTTCAGAACGTTCGTGGATGAATGTTACCTTTGAATTGCCATCCGAAGAGATGAATGCGAAGTTTCTTGAGCAGTCCAAGTCAGCCGGCTTGTTAAGCCTGAAAGGTCACAGAGCCTTTGGTGGCATGCGTGCAAGTATTTATAATGCTATGCCGGAAGAAGGCGTCGATGCATTGATCGACTTTATGCAGAGCTTTGCTTTACAGCATGCTTAA
- the hisC gene encoding histidinol-phosphate transaminase: MSETSEKFIDLVQPAVTNVSPYQPGKPIDQLKREYKVSYVSKMASNENPLGSSLKVATALVNFANQMSRYPDADGHNLRAKLAEFLKIDMSEVTLGNGSNELLELVARVFAGPGDEIIYSQYGFAVYPISAQIVGATAVEVPAVNYGHDLQAMLAAITPKTKIIYVANPNNPTGTLFRRDEWEAFISQVPENVIVVLDEAYLEYAENACRDGSYPNGAEYFRDYPNLLVSRTFSKAYGLASLRIGYMLGCEEILQYISRLRQPFSVNAYAQVAAMTALTDPQFVTKSLRINDQGMMQIRAAVEAKGLKVIPSYANFLTIEFGENAMEIYDKLLHEGVIVRPLANYGMANFLRVSIGNNHENSHFMGALNKVL, translated from the coding sequence ATGAGTGAAACTTCAGAAAAGTTTATCGATCTGGTGCAGCCAGCAGTTACTAATGTCAGTCCTTACCAACCAGGCAAGCCGATTGATCAATTAAAGCGTGAATATAAAGTCAGCTATGTTTCCAAAATGGCATCCAATGAAAATCCTCTGGGATCCAGTCTCAAGGTAGCGACTGCACTGGTTAATTTCGCTAATCAAATGTCGCGCTATCCGGATGCGGACGGGCATAATTTGCGCGCTAAACTGGCTGAATTTCTTAAGATTGATATGAGTGAAGTCACTTTAGGTAACGGTTCTAACGAATTGTTGGAGCTGGTCGCTCGTGTATTCGCCGGTCCCGGTGACGAAATTATCTATTCACAATATGGTTTTGCGGTCTATCCGATTTCTGCTCAAATTGTCGGCGCCACGGCGGTGGAAGTCCCGGCGGTAAATTACGGGCATGATCTGCAGGCAATGTTGGCAGCGATTACGCCGAAAACGAAAATTATCTATGTAGCTAATCCAAATAATCCGACCGGAACCTTGTTCAGAAGAGATGAGTGGGAAGCCTTTATTTCTCAGGTTCCGGAGAACGTTATAGTGGTACTGGATGAGGCCTATCTGGAATATGCTGAAAACGCCTGTCGCGACGGTTCTTACCCGAATGGTGCGGAGTATTTCCGTGACTATCCGAATCTGCTGGTTTCGCGTACCTTTTCCAAGGCTTATGGATTGGCCTCACTACGTATCGGCTATATGCTGGGATGTGAAGAGATTCTTCAGTACATCAGTCGGTTACGTCAGCCGTTCAGTGTCAACGCCTATGCTCAGGTCGCCGCTATGACCGCATTGACGGATCCGCAGTTTGTCACTAAATCATTGCGTATAAACGATCAGGGGATGATGCAGATTCGTGCGGCCGTCGAAGCCAAAGGCTTGAAGGTTATCCCGTCTTATGCCAACTTCCTGACCATTGAATTTGGCGAAAATGCCATGGAGATTTACGACAAACTCCTGCATGAAGGCGTAATTGTGCGCCCGTTGGCGAATTACGGCATGGCAAATTTCTTACGTGTTTCGATCGGTAATAATCATGAGAACAGCCACTTTATGGGCGCTCTGAATAAAGTGCTGTAA
- the pheA gene encoding prephenate dehydratase produces the protein MTKTTAQSVSEQEQLTEIRNQIDAIDQQIQQLIGERAACAHKVAEIKTQGGKVDAVFYRPEREAQVLRAVKERNDSLLPDKEMAKLFREIMSTCLALEQPISVAYLGPEGSYSHSSVIKQFGTAAHPVAVSSIEEVFSVVEKGEVNYGIVPVENSTEGEVKATQDELLKSSLKVSGELELAVDHCLLSHATSSDKVSKVLAHQQALGQCREWLKNNLPWAELEAVSSNAAAAKIAQEDPSVAAIASEQAADLYQLPILEYHISDSKANTTRFWVLGREDVEPSGEDKTALVLSIKNEAGALLKILDAFAKRHINMTRIISRPSKSKNWDYVFFIDLIGHQHDENLKEALQEVVEQAAFVKILGSFPISPL, from the coding sequence ATGACGAAAACAACTGCCCAATCCGTTTCCGAACAGGAACAATTGACTGAAATCCGCAATCAAATCGATGCAATCGATCAACAGATTCAACAATTGATCGGTGAGCGTGCTGCCTGTGCGCATAAGGTTGCTGAAATAAAAACCCAAGGTGGGAAAGTGGATGCGGTTTTTTATCGCCCTGAGCGTGAAGCTCAAGTTTTGCGTGCGGTTAAAGAGCGTAACGACAGTCTGTTACCGGATAAAGAGATGGCGAAGTTGTTCCGTGAGATCATGTCGACCTGTCTGGCTCTGGAACAGCCGATCAGTGTTGCTTACCTCGGGCCGGAAGGCAGCTATTCGCATTCCAGCGTCATAAAACAGTTCGGTACGGCAGCACATCCGGTCGCGGTATCCAGTATTGAAGAGGTTTTTTCGGTTGTCGAAAAAGGCGAAGTCAATTACGGTATCGTGCCGGTCGAGAATTCTACGGAAGGTGAAGTTAAGGCGACTCAGGACGAACTTCTGAAAAGCAGCCTCAAGGTTTCCGGTGAGTTGGAGTTGGCGGTAGATCACTGTCTGTTGTCTCATGCCACTTCAAGCGATAAGGTTTCTAAGGTACTTGCGCATCAGCAGGCGTTGGGACAATGCCGCGAATGGCTGAAGAATAACCTTCCATGGGCGGAGCTTGAAGCGGTCAGTTCAAATGCCGCAGCGGCTAAAATTGCTCAGGAAGATCCGTCGGTAGCGGCGATTGCTTCGGAGCAGGCTGCGGATCTCTATCAGTTGCCGATTCTGGAATATCATATTTCCGATTCCAAGGCGAATACCACACGCTTCTGGGTTCTTGGTCGAGAGGATGTTGAGCCTAGCGGCGAAGACAAAACCGCTCTGGTACTCTCGATTAAGAACGAAGCGGGTGCGCTGCTAAAGATTCTCGATGCTTTTGCCAAGCGTCACATTAATATGACGCGCATTATTTCCCGACCATCGAAAAGTAAAAACTGGGATTATGTTTTCTTTATCGACCTGATCGGACATCAGCATGATGAAAATCTCAAGGAAGCTTTGCAGGAGGTCGTAGAACAGGCCGCTTTCGTCAAAATTCTGGGCTCTTTTCCCATCTCTCCACTATAA
- the cmk gene encoding (d)CMP kinase — protein MTKNIIAIDGPSGVGKGTLAQWLACKTGFHFLDSGAIYRSLAYGVIADGIDLQDVAALSELAKTLPVEFKATSILYKGDDITSKVRTEDVAAVASKVAAIPEVRQALLERQKAFAQEPGLIADGRDMGTVVFPEAPVKLFLTASAEIRAERRVKQLKNQGNDANIAQIIQDIKARDERDANRKTAPLKPADDAMLIDTSDLSIDEVCQKAESILWEKGILK, from the coding sequence ATGACAAAAAACATTATTGCGATTGACGGCCCGAGCGGTGTCGGTAAAGGGACTTTGGCGCAATGGCTGGCCTGTAAGACCGGTTTTCATTTTTTGGATAGTGGGGCGATCTACCGTTCACTGGCCTACGGCGTGATCGCTGATGGAATCGATTTGCAAGATGTGGCAGCATTGAGCGAATTGGCCAAGACACTGCCGGTTGAATTTAAAGCGACCAGTATTCTGTATAAAGGCGATGATATCACCTCTAAGGTGCGTACAGAAGACGTCGCAGCGGTGGCTTCCAAGGTCGCCGCCATTCCAGAAGTGCGACAGGCACTTCTGGAGCGCCAAAAGGCATTTGCACAAGAGCCGGGGTTGATTGCCGATGGACGTGATATGGGAACCGTCGTTTTTCCGGAGGCACCGGTTAAACTGTTTTTAACGGCCTCAGCAGAAATTCGAGCGGAAAGACGTGTTAAACAGTTGAAAAACCAAGGGAATGATGCTAATATCGCTCAAATTATTCAGGACATCAAGGCTCGAGACGAGCGTGACGCCAATCGTAAGACGGCGCCACTTAAGCCGGCTGACGATGCCATGCTGATTGATACATCAGATTTATCGATTGATGAAGTGTGTCAAAAAGCGGAATCTATTTTATGGGAAAAGGGTATTTTGAAATAA
- a CDS encoding integration host factor subunit beta, translating to MTKSELIELIARKQTQFSQKDVELAVNQIVDSMIDTLSQGSRIEIRGFGSFSLHHRKARVGRNPKTGETVELTDKRVPHFKPGKALRERVNDSKDNTDILA from the coding sequence ATGACCAAGTCAGAACTGATTGAGTTAATTGCTCGCAAACAGACTCAGTTCTCGCAAAAAGATGTAGAGCTGGCTGTTAATCAAATTGTCGATTCAATGATCGATACTTTGTCGCAAGGTTCACGAATTGAAATTCGTGGTTTTGGAAGTTTCAGTCTTCATCATCGCAAAGCGAGAGTGGGACGAAATCCCAAAACAGGGGAAACAGTTGAACTGACGGATAAAAGAGTACCTCACTTCAAGCCTGGTAAGGCTTTAAGAGAGCGTGTCAATGATTCCAAAGACAATACTGACATTCTAGCCTGA
- the aroA gene encoding 3-phosphoshikimate 1-carboxyvinyltransferase produces MANIQFHVQPGGKIQGRVRVPGDKSISHRSIMLGSIAEGTTTVTGFLEGADALATLNAFREMGVQIDGPENGKVTVHGVGLKGLQKPNKPLDMGNSGTSTRLLAGIIAGQDFDVTLVGDASLSKRPMKRVVDPLTEMGAVIETQEGGTLPMVIRGSAHPLKALDYTLPMASAQVKSCVLLAGLYADGTTCALEPAPTRDHTERMLNGFGYQVKSEKIDAQQTKACLQGGGKLTACHIDVPSDISSAAFFMVAAAISEGSDLVIEHVGMNPTRTGIIDILKLMGADLTLENFHEVGGEPVADVHIKYAPLKGIEIPEELVALAIDEFPVLFVAASAAEGQTVLTGAEELRVKESDRIQVMADALQALGIDAQPTPDGMVINGGEQCTQKGEIQSHHDHRISMAMTIAGLKAKAPVIIDDCANVNTSFPIFLDLINQVGMQVEAKEA; encoded by the coding sequence ATGGCCAATATTCAGTTTCATGTACAGCCCGGTGGGAAAATTCAGGGCCGAGTTCGTGTTCCGGGTGACAAATCGATTTCGCACCGAAGCATTATGCTTGGTTCGATTGCCGAAGGAACCACAACCGTAACCGGTTTTCTGGAAGGGGCCGATGCATTGGCGACATTAAATGCATTTCGTGAAATGGGTGTGCAGATTGATGGGCCGGAAAACGGTAAGGTAACCGTGCATGGTGTCGGCTTGAAAGGGTTGCAAAAACCGAACAAGCCTTTGGATATGGGGAACTCCGGTACTTCAACGCGACTGCTGGCAGGGATTATTGCCGGACAGGATTTTGATGTGACTCTGGTCGGCGATGCTTCACTCTCAAAACGCCCTATGAAGCGTGTTGTCGATCCGTTAACTGAAATGGGTGCGGTGATTGAAACCCAGGAAGGCGGTACTTTGCCGATGGTGATCAGAGGTTCCGCTCATCCATTGAAAGCACTTGATTACACCTTGCCAATGGCGAGTGCTCAAGTTAAATCCTGTGTTTTACTGGCCGGCCTGTATGCCGATGGTACAACCTGCGCTTTGGAACCTGCTCCGACTCGAGATCATACCGAACGAATGCTGAATGGGTTTGGGTATCAAGTGAAATCGGAAAAAATCGATGCACAGCAAACCAAGGCTTGCCTTCAGGGCGGCGGTAAGTTGACGGCCTGCCATATCGACGTACCGTCCGATATCTCTTCGGCTGCTTTCTTTATGGTTGCGGCCGCAATTTCGGAAGGCTCTGACCTTGTGATCGAGCACGTTGGAATGAACCCGACACGTACCGGTATCATCGATATTCTTAAATTAATGGGCGCAGATCTGACTCTGGAAAACTTCCACGAAGTCGGAGGTGAACCTGTAGCAGATGTACATATTAAATATGCGCCATTGAAAGGAATTGAAATTCCTGAAGAGTTGGTAGCGCTGGCGATTGATGAGTTCCCGGTATTGTTTGTCGCGGCTTCTGCTGCAGAAGGTCAGACGGTGCTAACCGGTGCTGAAGAGTTGCGCGTCAAGGAGTCCGATCGCATTCAAGTTATGGCGGACGCCTTACAGGCTTTGGGAATTGACGCCCAGCCAACGCCGGACGGAATGGTGATTAACGGTGGCGAACAATGTACGCAGAAAGGGGAGATTCAAAGTCATCATGATCATCGAATCTCTATGGCGATGACGATTGCCGGTCTTAAAGCCAAGGCACCGGTGATTATTGACGATTGCGCAAATGTGAACACCTCCTTCCCTATTTTCCTTGATCTGATTAACCAGGTCGGGATGCAGGTCGAAGCTAAGGAAGCCTGA